From a region of the Coprococcus comes ATCC 27758 genome:
- a CDS encoding ABC transporter substrate-binding protein, with protein sequence MKNKKRWLALGLVGIMTLGCFAGCGSKSDGKSADGKGDSSKGSVYYLNFKPEQDEQWQQLAKDYTKETGVDVTVVTAASGNYETTLMSEMGKSGAPTLFQVNGPVGLANWKDYCYDLSDSDIYKELTSDDYALKDGDSVAGIGYVIETYGIITNKTLLKEAGYTPDDIKSFADLKKVAEDITNRTSELGFSAFTSAGMDGSSDWRFKTHLANLPIYFEYQDEGINTTDAIKGTYLDNYRDMWDLYINNSTCDPKDLAAKTGDDARNEFLNKKAVFYQNGTWEYTQLIDGGLTDDDMTMLPIYFGVGDEANQGLCTGTENYWCVNKDADEADIQATLDFMDWCVTSDEGTKCMADDMGFNIPFKKAQESQNLFIKEDKQMTEDGKTPVAWNFSTMPSEEWKNGVGSALTAYAADQTDANWDAVVSAFVDGWASEYKLANE encoded by the coding sequence ATGAAAAACAAAAAAAGATGGCTGGCACTGGGGCTGGTAGGAATCATGACACTTGGATGCTTTGCAGGATGTGGAAGCAAGAGCGATGGCAAGAGTGCAGACGGTAAAGGGGACAGCAGCAAAGGATCTGTATATTATCTGAACTTCAAACCGGAGCAGGATGAACAGTGGCAGCAGCTGGCAAAGGATTACACAAAAGAGACAGGTGTAGATGTAACGGTTGTTACAGCAGCTTCCGGAAACTATGAAACCACTCTGATGAGTGAAATGGGAAAGAGCGGAGCACCAACATTATTCCAGGTAAACGGACCTGTAGGACTTGCAAACTGGAAAGATTACTGCTACGACTTATCAGATTCTGATATTTACAAAGAACTCACAAGTGATGATTATGCACTGAAAGACGGAGATTCTGTAGCAGGTATCGGATATGTTATTGAAACATACGGAATTATCACAAATAAGACATTATTAAAAGAAGCAGGATATACACCGGATGACATCAAATCTTTTGCAGATCTGAAAAAAGTAGCAGAAGACATTACAAATAGAACTTCTGAACTTGGATTTTCTGCATTTACTTCAGCAGGTATGGACGGATCTTCTGACTGGAGATTCAAGACACACCTTGCAAACCTTCCGATCTACTTTGAATATCAGGATGAAGGAATTAACACAACAGATGCAATCAAAGGCACATATCTTGACAATTATCGCGATATGTGGGATCTGTACATCAACAACAGCACATGCGATCCAAAGGATCTTGCTGCAAAGACAGGTGACGATGCAAGAAATGAATTCCTGAATAAAAAAGCTGTATTCTATCAGAATGGTACATGGGAATATACACAGCTGATCGATGGTGGTCTGACAGATGATGACATGACCATGCTTCCGATTTACTTTGGTGTAGGCGATGAAGCAAACCAGGGACTCTGCACAGGTACAGAAAATTACTGGTGCGTAAATAAAGACGCAGACGAAGCTGATATTCAGGCTACATTAGATTTTATGGACTGGTGTGTAACTTCAGATGAAGGAACAAAATGTATGGCAGACGATATGGGATTCAACATTCCGTTTAAGAAAGCTCAGGAATCTCAGAATCTCTTTATCAAAGAAGACAAACAGATGACCGAAGACGGAAAGACTCCGGTAGCATGGAACTTCTCAACAATGCCTTCAGAAGAGTGGAAAAATGGTGTTGGATCTGCACTGACAGCTTATGCAGCAGATCAGACAGATGCTAACTGGGATGCAGTAGTAAGTGCATTCGTAGATGGATGGGCATCTGAATACAAGCTTGCAAATGAATAA
- a CDS encoding carbohydrate ABC transporter permease, which translates to MKKKKSIANTIWIVILTIAALAWIYPIIMILMNSLKKESAISTGTAFKLPTADAFAGIANYVDAVASKGFLSSLGYSTFITITSVVAILVCCSMCAWYITRVNSPISKILYYLFVFSMVVPFQMVMFTLSQTADTLHLNMPWNIWVIYLGFGAGLAVFMFCGFVKSIPVEIEEAAMIDGCNPLQTFFLIDIHILKPTMISVGILEAMWVWNDYLLPTLVLDIKKYKTIPMLIQYFRGSYGRVEMGPMMASIMLTVIPIIIVYLAGQKYIIKGVAAGAVKG; encoded by the coding sequence ATGAAAAAGAAGAAAAGTATTGCAAATACAATATGGATAGTTATATTAACAATTGCGGCACTCGCCTGGATTTATCCGATCATTATGATCCTGATGAACTCTTTGAAAAAAGAATCAGCGATCAGTACAGGAACTGCATTTAAACTTCCGACTGCAGATGCATTTGCAGGAATCGCAAACTATGTAGATGCCGTTGCTTCAAAAGGATTTTTGAGCAGTCTTGGATACAGTACATTTATTACGATTACTTCTGTAGTTGCTATTCTTGTATGTTGCTCCATGTGTGCATGGTATATAACCCGTGTAAATAGTCCGATTTCAAAGATTTTATATTATCTGTTTGTATTTTCCATGGTTGTTCCTTTCCAGATGGTTATGTTCACCTTGTCACAGACAGCAGATACCTTACATCTGAATATGCCATGGAATATCTGGGTGATCTATCTCGGATTTGGCGCAGGTCTTGCGGTATTTATGTTCTGCGGATTTGTAAAATCGATTCCTGTAGAAATCGAAGAAGCTGCCATGATCGACGGATGTAATCCGCTGCAGACCTTCTTTTTGATCGACATCCATATCCTGAAGCCTACCATGATATCCGTAGGTATTCTGGAAGCAATGTGGGTATGGAATGATTACCTGCTTCCAACTCTTGTACTTGATATTAAGAAGTATAAAACAATCCCAATGCTGATCCAGTATTTCCGCGGAAGTTACGGAAGAGTTGAAATGGGACCGATGATGGCAAGCATTATGCTTACAGTAATCCCAATCATCATTGTATATCTGGCAGGACAGAAGTACATCATCAAGGGTGTTGCTGCCGGAGCTGTAAAGGGATAG
- a CDS encoding alanine/glycine:cation symporter family protein produces MFQTIIGAVSSFMYSKLLVIILIGAGLYFTIRTRFPQVRLFERACESVMEKPDDKEAISSFQALMVSTASRVGTGNIVGVSSAICIGGFGSVFWMWVIAIIGSASALIESTLAQIYKKKGEDGKCYGGPAYYIEAALHCRPLAIVFCIAMILTYAFGFNMLASYNLQSTFSGFSFYDPKVSPWIIGGILAVLTGWCLLGGGSRIVKVTSTLVPVMGLAYIGMALIVVIINIRNVPEMFLRIFEEAFDFKAIFGAFAGSAMMQGIRRGLYSNEAGIGSAPNASASANVSHPVKQGLVQMLSVFIDTLLLCTATAMMCMSSGIDPTREMQGAPWVQASLQESLGAFGPVFITVAMVFFAFTTLLGNCFYCDNLLTYIHKKEPGKKFMRGFRLVSAFVVFLGAGMEMSLLWDLSDVLMGVMALINIPVILILSGTAFKAIRDYEDQLKRGVNPVFKSADIELEQKTDFWN; encoded by the coding sequence ATGTTTCAGACGATTATTGGGGCGGTCAGTTCATTTATGTACAGCAAACTTCTGGTGATTATTCTGATCGGTGCAGGTTTATATTTTACAATCCGGACAAGATTTCCACAGGTGCGTTTATTTGAGAGAGCTTGTGAGTCCGTGATGGAGAAGCCGGACGACAAAGAGGCAATCTCATCATTCCAGGCGCTTATGGTTTCAACGGCATCGAGAGTAGGAACGGGAAATATTGTCGGGGTGTCATCGGCAATTTGTATTGGGGGATTTGGTTCTGTATTCTGGATGTGGGTGATTGCGATCATTGGAAGTGCGTCTGCACTGATTGAAAGTACGCTGGCACAGATTTACAAGAAAAAGGGAGAGGATGGGAAATGCTATGGTGGTCCGGCTTATTATATCGAGGCGGCGCTGCATTGCAGACCACTGGCGATCGTGTTTTGTATTGCCATGATCCTGACTTATGCATTTGGATTCAATATGCTGGCATCCTACAATCTGCAGTCTACATTTTCCGGATTTTCTTTTTATGATCCGAAGGTAAGCCCATGGATCATTGGTGGGATTCTGGCAGTTCTGACCGGATGGTGTCTGCTTGGCGGTGGAAGCCGTATTGTAAAGGTGACATCGACGCTTGTGCCGGTGATGGGACTTGCATATATCGGTATGGCGCTGATTGTGGTTATCATCAATATCCGCAATGTGCCGGAAATGTTCCTGCGTATTTTTGAGGAAGCGTTTGATTTCAAGGCGATTTTCGGAGCGTTTGCGGGTTCTGCTATGATGCAGGGTATCCGCCGTGGGCTTTATTCCAACGAAGCCGGAATCGGTTCGGCACCGAATGCATCTGCTTCTGCAAATGTCAGCCATCCGGTCAAACAGGGACTGGTTCAGATGCTGTCTGTCTTTATCGACACACTTCTTCTTTGCACGGCAACGGCGATGATGTGTATGTCGTCTGGCATTGATCCAACCAGGGAGATGCAGGGGGCACCGTGGGTTCAGGCATCTCTTCAGGAATCCCTGGGAGCATTTGGTCCGGTATTTATAACGGTGGCTATGGTATTTTTTGCGTTTACAACATTGCTTGGAAATTGTTTCTATTGCGACAATCTTCTGACCTATATCCATAAAAAGGAACCGGGAAAAAAATTTATGCGCGGATTCCGCCTGGTATCTGCATTTGTTGTATTTCTAGGGGCAGGTATGGAAATGTCGCTTTTGTGGGATCTTTCCGATGTACTGATGGGTGTGATGGCACTGATCAATATTCCGGTGATCCTGATTTTGTCCGGGACGGCATTTAAGGCAATCCGGGATTATGAGGATCAGTTGAAGCGGGGAGTTAATCCGGTGTTTAAAAGTGCAGATATTGAGCTGGAGCAGAAGACGGATTTCTGGAATTAG
- a CDS encoding carbohydrate ABC transporter permease, whose protein sequence is MEKALKKHAPIFVLPTFLAFVIGFIIPFAQGFYLSFCKFTTVGNATFVGISNYTAAIKDTSFTSSFKFTVLFAIVSILLINVLAFGLALLLTQKLKGTNIFRTIFFMPNLIGGIVLGYIWQILINCLLTIIGQPLLALNSSAGYWGLIILMCWQQIGYMMIIYIAGLQNVPDDLIEAAEIDGAAKWDILWKIRVPMVMSSITICVFLTLTNSFKLFDQNLALTGGDPNHATEMLALNIYQTFYARAGMQWKGYGQAKAVIFCALVIIISLVQLKATRSKEVQQ, encoded by the coding sequence ATGGAAAAGGCACTGAAAAAACATGCACCAATATTTGTTCTCCCAACATTTCTTGCATTTGTGATCGGATTTATCATTCCGTTTGCACAGGGATTTTATCTTTCTTTTTGTAAGTTTACAACAGTAGGAAATGCAACATTTGTTGGAATATCAAATTATACCGCAGCAATCAAGGATACATCATTTACAAGTTCATTTAAATTTACAGTATTATTTGCGATTGTATCGATCTTACTGATCAACGTACTGGCATTTGGCCTGGCACTGCTTCTGACACAGAAGTTAAAGGGAACCAATATTTTCAGAACTATTTTCTTTATGCCGAACCTGATCGGTGGAATCGTACTTGGATATATCTGGCAGATCCTGATCAACTGTCTGCTTACGATCATCGGACAGCCGCTTCTGGCACTGAATTCTTCAGCCGGTTACTGGGGACTTATCATTTTGATGTGCTGGCAGCAGATCGGATATATGATGATTATTTACATCGCAGGTCTTCAGAATGTACCGGATGATCTGATCGAAGCAGCAGAGATTGACGGAGCAGCAAAGTGGGATATCCTCTGGAAGATCAGAGTTCCGATGGTAATGTCTTCCATCACGATCTGCGTCTTCCTGACACTTACCAATTCATTTAAATTGTTTGATCAGAACCTGGCTCTTACAGGTGGAGATCCAAACCATGCGACAGAAATGCTGGCACTGAATATTTACCAGACATTCTACGCACGTGCCGGAATGCAGTGGAAAGGTTATGGACAGGCAAAAGCAGTGATCTTCTGTGCTCTGGTTATCATTATTTCACTGGTACAGCTGAAAGCAACAAGATCTAAGGAGGTGCAGCAGTAA
- a CDS encoding ABC transporter substrate-binding protein, translated as MIYRKYLQSVFCIVLVLTVLTGCGKNTGQTSRSTEKKEIDIPIILTVDPTSGKKTEQDVVDAFNEEYAGTYHMQVEWIMETEEEYRKNLKRLNVTDELPTVIYDVRTLPSFYQMMVADGRIENLSPYLEEDEEWRNMIEPAVMEGCTDEDGNIYLGPISTAAFACAGMFWNPELFAEAGIEKFPETWEEFWDCCDRLQANGITPLGLHTEGTGWAPMLIATAEAAHTEEGYAFMKELLPESYSNDTGLEIAETLQKLFRYTTEDAIHADYDVAYNNFVTGKVAMIPNGYWMIDQLPEEWKEKVRFSAFPGNKLIASPETFGWAVVSTYSEEVKEGAVEFLKFRTKFNLEEKKELMDKNGRTEISQLLQDYVNAYNNNPQIVPNYQVKWNSILQEETIGECLPQLAAGKMPPAQMVETADESIREYEKER; from the coding sequence GTGATTTATAGAAAATATTTGCAATCGGTGTTTTGTATCGTACTGGTTCTGACAGTGCTGACCGGATGTGGTAAAAATACGGGGCAGACAAGCCGGAGCACAGAAAAAAAGGAGATTGATATTCCGATCATTCTGACGGTAGATCCGACTTCCGGCAAGAAAACGGAACAGGATGTCGTTGATGCATTTAATGAAGAATATGCCGGTACGTATCATATGCAAGTGGAATGGATCATGGAGACGGAAGAGGAATACCGAAAAAATCTGAAACGGTTAAATGTCACAGACGAGCTTCCGACTGTGATCTATGATGTGCGCACCCTGCCGTCCTTTTATCAGATGATGGTTGCGGATGGACGGATCGAGAATCTGAGTCCGTATCTGGAAGAGGATGAAGAGTGGAGGAATATGATCGAACCGGCGGTGATGGAAGGCTGTACGGATGAGGATGGCAATATCTATCTTGGACCGATCAGTACGGCGGCATTTGCGTGCGCCGGCATGTTTTGGAATCCGGAGCTTTTTGCGGAAGCAGGGATTGAGAAATTCCCGGAGACATGGGAAGAATTCTGGGACTGCTGTGACCGGCTGCAGGCAAACGGAATCACACCGCTTGGACTTCACACTGAAGGAACCGGCTGGGCGCCGATGCTGATTGCAACAGCAGAGGCAGCACACACGGAAGAAGGCTATGCATTTATGAAAGAGCTTCTCCCAGAAAGCTATTCCAATGATACCGGTCTTGAAATTGCAGAAACCTTGCAGAAATTGTTTCGGTATACAACAGAAGATGCAATTCATGCTGACTACGATGTGGCATACAATAATTTTGTCACAGGAAAGGTGGCAATGATCCCGAACGGATACTGGATGATCGATCAGTTGCCGGAAGAATGGAAAGAAAAGGTAAGATTTTCCGCATTTCCGGGAAATAAACTGATCGCCTCACCGGAAACCTTTGGCTGGGCGGTGGTTTCCACTTACAGCGAGGAGGTCAAAGAAGGAGCGGTTGAATTTTTGAAATTTCGCACGAAATTCAATCTGGAAGAGAAGAAAGAGCTGATGGACAAGAACGGACGCACTGAAATCAGTCAGCTCCTTCAGGATTATGTAAATGCCTACAATAACAATCCGCAGATCGTTCCGAACTATCAGGTGAAATGGAACTCCATCCTTCAGGAAGAGACAATCGGGGAGTGCCTGCCACAGCTTGCCGCCGGGAAAATGCCGCCTGCGCAGATGGTGGAGACTGCCGATGAAAGTATCCGGGAGTATGAGAAAGAGAGATGA
- the tyrS gene encoding tyrosine--tRNA ligase has product MGIYEELKARGLIAQVTDEPLIRDLVNNGKATFYIGFDPTADSLHVGHFMALCLMKRLQEAGNKPIALIGGGTAMIGDPSGRTDMRQMMTPETIQHNCDCFKKQMSRFIDFSDGKALMVNNADWLMDLNYVEVLREVGAHFSVNRMLTAECYKQRMEKGLSFLEFNYMIMQSYDFYMLYQKYGCNLQFGGDDQWSNMLGGTELIRRKLGKDASAMTITLLLNSEGKKMGKTQSGAVWLDPEKTSPFEFYQYWRNVADADVLKCLRMLTFLPLEQIDEMDKWEGAQLNTAKEILAFELTKLVHGEEEATKAQEGARALFSSGNAADMPTAELSDEDFADGSVDILTLLHKSGLVASKSEARRAVQQGGVAVDGEKVSDIATTFAKADFEGEGKVVRKGKKNFRKVIAK; this is encoded by the coding sequence ATGGGTATTTATGAAGAGCTTAAGGCCAGAGGATTGATTGCGCAGGTTACGGATGAGCCGCTTATCCGGGATCTGGTGAATAACGGGAAGGCTACGTTTTATATTGGGTTTGATCCGACGGCGGATAGTCTGCATGTTGGACATTTTATGGCACTGTGCCTGATGAAGAGACTGCAGGAGGCTGGCAATAAGCCGATCGCTTTGATCGGGGGCGGTACTGCTATGATCGGGGATCCGTCCGGTAGAACAGATATGCGTCAGATGATGACACCGGAGACAATCCAGCACAACTGTGACTGCTTTAAGAAGCAGATGAGCCGTTTTATTGATTTTTCAGACGGGAAAGCACTGATGGTTAATAATGCGGACTGGCTGATGGATCTGAATTATGTGGAAGTACTTCGTGAAGTCGGAGCACATTTCTCCGTAAATCGTATGCTGACTGCAGAATGCTACAAACAGCGTATGGAAAAGGGATTGAGCTTCCTTGAGTTCAATTACATGATCATGCAGAGCTATGATTTCTATATGTTATACCAGAAATACGGCTGTAATCTTCAGTTTGGCGGAGATGATCAGTGGAGCAACATGCTTGGTGGTACAGAGCTGATCCGTCGTAAGCTTGGTAAGGATGCAAGTGCGATGACAATCACACTGCTTCTGAATTCAGAAGGAAAGAAGATGGGTAAGACACAGTCTGGAGCTGTATGGCTTGATCCGGAAAAAACTTCTCCGTTTGAATTCTACCAGTATTGGAGAAATGTGGCAGATGCAGATGTTCTTAAATGTTTACGTATGCTGACATTCCTTCCGCTTGAGCAGATTGATGAGATGGACAAATGGGAAGGCGCACAGCTTAACACAGCAAAAGAAATCCTTGCGTTTGAACTGACAAAACTGGTTCACGGCGAAGAAGAAGCTACAAAGGCACAGGAAGGCGCACGTGCACTGTTCAGCTCAGGAAATGCAGCAGATATGCCGACAGCAGAGCTTTCTGATGAAGATTTTGCAGACGGGTCTGTCGATATCCTGACACTGCTTCACAAGAGTGGACTGGTTGCTTCCAAGTCAGAAGCACGCCGTGCCGTACAGCAGGGTGGAGTTGCCGTTGACGGAGAAAAGGTTTCCGATATTGCGACAACATTTGCAAAAGCAGACTTTGAAGGTGAAGGAAAAGTTGTAAGAAAAGGAAAGAAGAATTTCCGTAAAGTAATCGCAAAATAA
- a CDS encoding flavin reductase family protein, with protein MSFTEIKAEELKDNPFDLIGKQWMLITAGNEEKCNTMTASWGGVGIMWGKPTATAYIRDSRYTKEFVDREDYFTLAFFGEEHREALNLCGRVSGRDEDKIKEAGLTPYYVDGTVAFEEAKMIFVCKKVYVQRMGEEHFVEKANLDKWYADKDMHNMYMGEIKKILVKED; from the coding sequence ATGAGTTTTACAGAAATAAAAGCAGAAGAATTAAAGGATAATCCATTTGACCTGATCGGAAAACAGTGGATGCTGATCACAGCAGGAAATGAAGAAAAATGTAACACCATGACAGCAAGCTGGGGTGGTGTTGGAATTATGTGGGGCAAGCCGACTGCGACAGCTTATATCCGTGATTCCCGTTATACCAAAGAATTTGTGGACAGAGAAGATTATTTTACACTGGCATTCTTTGGAGAAGAGCATAGAGAAGCGTTAAATCTCTGTGGAAGAGTTTCCGGAAGGGACGAAGATAAGATCAAAGAAGCCGGTCTGACACCATATTATGTAGATGGAACAGTTGCGTTTGAAGAAGCAAAAATGATCTTTGTATGCAAGAAGGTTTATGTACAGCGCATGGGAGAAGAACATTTTGTTGAGAAAGCAAATCTTGACAAATGGTATGCTGACAAAGATATGCATAACATGTATATGGGAGAAATTAAGAAGATTCTTGTGAAAGAGGATTAG
- a CDS encoding Maf family protein — MCSRTQKLTVVLASASPRRTELLEQGNIKHVVMPSHCEEVITSQVPSQVVEELSVQKAEDVYQQYETKNTGDFLVIGSDTVVAADGKILGKPKDKEEAYQMISMLQGKAHQVYTGVTLLIKKDGKKIRKTFHECSDVHVYPMSKEEIREYIATGEPMDKAGAYGIQGAFGVYICGIEGDYNTIVGLPLARVYQEMKKYIY, encoded by the coding sequence ATGTGTAGTAGGACACAGAAGCTGACTGTAGTTCTGGCCTCTGCATCACCGCGCAGGACAGAACTGCTGGAACAGGGAAATATAAAGCATGTAGTCATGCCGTCACACTGTGAGGAAGTAATTACATCCCAGGTTCCAAGCCAGGTTGTGGAAGAACTTTCTGTACAGAAAGCAGAAGATGTCTATCAGCAGTATGAAACGAAAAATACAGGAGATTTTCTGGTGATCGGCTCAGATACGGTGGTTGCAGCGGATGGAAAGATTCTCGGAAAGCCAAAGGATAAAGAAGAGGCATATCAGATGATTTCCATGCTTCAGGGAAAAGCACATCAGGTTTACACCGGTGTTACGCTTCTGATAAAGAAGGATGGGAAAAAGATCCGGAAGACATTTCATGAATGCAGTGATGTGCATGTATATCCGATGAGCAAGGAAGAAATCAGGGAATATATTGCGACAGGAGAGCCGATGGACAAGGCAGGAGCCTATGGAATCCAAGGGGCATTTGGCGTGTATATCTGTGGGATTGAAGGTGATTATAATACGATCGTCGGACTTCCTCTTGCAAGGGTATATCAGGAAATGAAGAAATATATTTATTAG